A single genomic interval of Streptomyces sp. NBC_00663 harbors:
- the leuC gene encoding 3-isopropylmalate dehydratase large subunit — MGRTLAEKVWDDHVVRRAEGEPDLLFIDLHLLHEVTSPQAFDGLRKTGRPVRRLDLTIATEDHNTPTLDIDKPIADPVSRVQLETLRKNAADFGVRLHPLGDVEQGVVHVVGPQLGLTQPGMTVVCGDSHTSTHGAFGGLAFGIGTSQVEHVLATQTLPLVRPKTMAITVNGELPEGVTAKDLILAIIARIGTGGGQGYVLEYRGSAIEKLSMEARMTICNMSIEAGARAGMIAPDQTTFDYLEGRVHAPKGEDWDAAVAYWKTLKTDEDAEFDAEVVIEAAELSPFVTWGTNPGQGAPLSADVPDPASYEDASERHAAEKALEYMGLEAGQPLRSIKVDTVFVGSCTNGRIEDLRAAAELLKGRKVADGVRMLVVPGSARVGLQAVSEGLDVVFKDAGAEWRHAGCSMCLGMNPDQLAPGERSASTSNRNFEGRQGKGGRTHLVSPQVAAATAVLGHLGSPADLSDAPVAAGV; from the coding sequence ATGGGTAGGACACTCGCGGAGAAGGTCTGGGACGACCACGTCGTCCGGCGCGCCGAGGGCGAGCCCGACCTCCTCTTCATCGATCTGCATCTGCTGCACGAGGTGACCAGCCCGCAGGCCTTCGACGGCCTCCGCAAGACCGGTCGCCCGGTGCGCCGCCTCGACCTCACCATCGCGACCGAGGACCACAACACCCCGACCCTCGACATCGACAAGCCCATCGCCGACCCGGTCTCCCGGGTCCAGCTGGAGACGCTGCGCAAGAACGCCGCCGACTTCGGCGTGCGCCTGCACCCGCTGGGCGACGTCGAGCAGGGCGTCGTGCACGTCGTCGGCCCGCAGCTGGGTCTGACCCAGCCGGGCATGACCGTCGTCTGCGGCGACTCCCACACCTCCACCCACGGCGCCTTCGGCGGCCTGGCGTTCGGCATCGGCACCTCCCAGGTCGAGCATGTGCTGGCCACCCAGACGCTGCCGCTGGTCCGTCCGAAGACCATGGCCATCACGGTCAACGGCGAACTGCCCGAGGGCGTCACCGCCAAGGACCTGATCCTGGCGATCATCGCCAGGATCGGTACGGGCGGCGGTCAGGGCTACGTCCTGGAATACCGCGGCTCCGCCATCGAGAAACTCTCGATGGAAGCCCGCATGACCATCTGCAACATGTCGATCGAGGCCGGTGCCCGCGCGGGCATGATCGCCCCCGACCAGACCACCTTCGACTACCTCGAGGGCCGGGTGCACGCCCCCAAGGGCGAGGACTGGGACGCGGCCGTCGCGTACTGGAAGACGCTGAAGACGGACGAGGACGCCGAGTTCGACGCCGAGGTCGTCATCGAGGCCGCCGAACTGTCGCCGTTCGTGACCTGGGGCACCAACCCCGGCCAGGGCGCGCCGCTTTCGGCGGACGTCCCCGATCCCGCTTCGTACGAAGACGCTTCGGAGCGCCACGCCGCCGAAAAGGCCCTGGAATACATGGGGTTGGAGGCCGGACAGCCGCTGCGCTCCATCAAGGTGGACACCGTCTTCGTAGGTTCGTGCACCAACGGTCGGATCGAGGACCTGCGCGCCGCCGCCGAGCTCCTCAAGGGCCGCAAAGTCGCCGACGGCGTACGGATGCTGGTCGTTCCCGGCTCCGCGCGGGTCGGTCTCCAGGCCGTCTCCGAGGGCCTGGACGTCGTCTTCAAGGACGCCGGCGCCGAATGGCGGCACGCGGGCTGCTCGATGTGTCTGGGCATGAACCCGGACCAGCTGGCCCCGGGTGAGCGCTCCGCGTCCACCTCCAACCGCAACTTCGAGGGCAGGCAGGGCAAGGGCGGCCGTACGCACCTGGTCTCGCCGCAGGTCGCCGCCGCGACCGCCGTGCTGGGCCACCTGGGCTCGCCCGCCGACCTGTCCGACGCCCCTGTCGCCGCTGGAGTCTGA
- the ndgR gene encoding IclR family transcriptional regulator NdgR, with the protein MDNSSGVGVLDKAALVLSALESGPATLAGLVAATGLARPTAHRLAVALEHHRMVARDMQGRFILGPRLAELAAAAGEDRLLATAGPVLTHLRDITGESAQLYRRQGDMRICVAAAERLSGLRDTVPVGSTLTMKAGSSAQILMAWEEPERLHRGLQGARFTATALSGVRRRGWAQSIGEREPGVASVSAPVRGPSNRVVAAVSVSGPIERLTRHPGRMHAQAVIDAAARLSEALRRTG; encoded by the coding sequence ATGGACAACAGTAGCGGCGTCGGCGTTCTGGACAAGGCAGCCCTTGTCCTCAGCGCCCTGGAGTCCGGTCCGGCCACCCTCGCGGGGCTTGTGGCGGCCACCGGACTTGCACGGCCCACGGCTCACCGACTGGCCGTGGCTCTGGAACACCACCGTATGGTGGCGCGCGACATGCAGGGCCGTTTCATTCTCGGCCCGCGCCTCGCGGAACTGGCCGCGGCCGCGGGTGAGGACCGCCTCCTCGCCACCGCCGGCCCGGTGCTCACGCATCTCCGTGACATCACGGGCGAGAGCGCGCAGCTCTATCGCCGCCAGGGCGACATGCGTATCTGCGTCGCCGCGGCGGAGCGCCTGTCCGGCCTGCGGGACACGGTCCCGGTCGGCTCGACGCTCACCATGAAGGCCGGCTCCTCGGCCCAGATCCTGATGGCCTGGGAGGAGCCCGAGCGCCTGCACCGCGGCCTCCAGGGTGCCCGCTTCACGGCGACGGCCCTGTCGGGCGTACGGCGCCGCGGCTGGGCCCAGTCGATCGGCGAGCGCGAGCCGGGCGTCGCGTCCGTCTCCGCTCCCGTACGCGGCCCCTCCAACCGCGTCGTGGCCGCCGTGTCGGTCTCCGGCCCCATCGAGCGCCTGACCCGCCACCCGGGCCGGATGCACGCCCAGGCGGTCATCGACGCCGCCGCCCGCCTCTCCGAGGCCCTGCGCCGCACCGGCTGA
- a CDS encoding DUF4188 domain-containing protein has product MFAKPVLGRTTADAEGDVVVLLIGMRVNHFWAVHQWGLVMISMFRMLAELGKDPSRGLLGKVMLTASPRTYYIVQYWESKEKLYAYAHSPEMLHHRIWALLNRKERDGAVKGHVGIWHEAYVVPEGSYEAVYGDMPAFGLAAAHGQVPLEKRGRYAKDRFAHRSQARAEVAEEAG; this is encoded by the coding sequence GTGTTCGCGAAACCGGTGCTGGGGCGTACGACCGCCGATGCCGAGGGGGATGTGGTCGTCCTGCTCATCGGGATGCGCGTCAACCACTTCTGGGCGGTGCACCAGTGGGGGCTGGTGATGATCTCGATGTTCCGCATGCTGGCCGAACTGGGGAAGGACCCGAGCCGCGGGCTGCTGGGAAAGGTGATGCTGACGGCGTCGCCGCGGACGTACTACATCGTCCAGTACTGGGAGTCCAAGGAGAAGCTCTACGCCTACGCGCACTCGCCGGAGATGCTGCACCACCGCATCTGGGCCCTGCTCAACCGCAAGGAGCGGGACGGCGCGGTGAAGGGGCACGTGGGGATCTGGCACGAGGCCTATGTGGTGCCCGAGGGGTCCTACGAGGCGGTCTACGGGGACATGCCGGCGTTCGGACTCGCGGCGGCGCACGGGCAGGTGCCGCTGGAGAAGCGGGGGCGGTACGCGAAGGACCGGTTCGCGCACCGGTCGCAGGCGAGGGCCGAGGTGGCCGAAGAAGCCGGGTGA
- a CDS encoding MerR family transcriptional regulator, with the protein MRLAELSERSGVSTATIKYYLREGLLAPGRQINTTTAEYDEEHLRRLKLIRAMIQVGRVPVATVREVLSHVDDDSLPRAMRLGAAVWALPQVPEPDADDEFVQGARVAMEELLRTLGWSNAQAMTTVSPSFRSLVVATAALRRLGYDWNPETLVPYARLMRQVAELDMEFMESHVSEAEKAEVAVLGVVLVEPMLQALHRLAQEEESTRRYGFE; encoded by the coding sequence ATGCGGCTGGCCGAACTGAGCGAGCGCAGCGGGGTGTCCACCGCGACGATCAAGTACTACCTGCGCGAAGGGCTGTTGGCGCCCGGCCGCCAGATCAACACGACCACGGCCGAGTACGACGAGGAGCATCTGCGCCGGCTGAAGCTGATCCGCGCGATGATCCAGGTCGGCCGGGTGCCGGTCGCGACGGTGCGGGAGGTGCTGAGCCACGTCGACGACGACTCCCTGCCCCGCGCGATGCGCCTCGGCGCGGCCGTCTGGGCCCTGCCCCAGGTGCCGGAGCCGGACGCGGACGACGAGTTCGTCCAGGGCGCACGGGTCGCGATGGAGGAGCTGCTCAGGACGCTGGGGTGGTCCAACGCCCAGGCCATGACGACCGTCTCGCCGTCCTTCCGCTCCCTCGTGGTGGCGACGGCGGCACTGCGCCGGCTCGGCTACGACTGGAACCCGGAGACCCTCGTGCCGTACGCCCGGCTGATGCGCCAAGTCGCCGAGCTGGACATGGAGTTCATGGAGTCACATGTCTCGGAGGCGGAGAAGGCGGAGGTCGCGGTGCTGGGTGTGGTGCTCGTCGAGCCGATGCTTCAGGCGCTGCACCGGCTGGCCCAGGAGGAGGAGTCGACGCGGCGGTACGGCTTCGAGTAG
- a CDS encoding HAD family hydrolase, whose product MSILAVVWDVDDTLFDYSGADRAGMRLHLTAEGLLDGYESVEQAIVRWRRITDAQWARFAAGEVDFQGQRRDRVRVFLGEELSDAEADAWFQRYVAHYETVWALFPDVLPALDALAGSHRHAVLSNSSIHVQDHKLRSLGVHDRFEAILCAAELGVSKPEAGAFHAACAALELAPEQVAYVGDHPEIDGRGAAEAGLRSFWIDRDGVYAATDAPVGLHRIATLAELPALLGADTRFGAPSTFG is encoded by the coding sequence ATGAGCATTCTGGCCGTGGTCTGGGACGTCGACGACACCCTCTTCGACTACTCCGGTGCCGACCGTGCCGGAATGCGGCTGCATCTGACGGCCGAGGGGCTGCTGGACGGGTACGAGAGCGTCGAGCAGGCCATCGTGCGCTGGCGGCGGATCACCGACGCCCAGTGGGCGCGCTTCGCGGCCGGGGAGGTCGACTTCCAGGGGCAGCGCCGGGACCGGGTGCGGGTGTTCCTGGGCGAGGAGCTGAGCGACGCGGAGGCCGACGCCTGGTTCCAGCGGTACGTCGCCCACTACGAGACCGTCTGGGCCCTCTTCCCGGACGTCCTGCCGGCCCTCGACGCCCTCGCCGGCAGCCACCGGCACGCGGTGCTGTCCAACTCCAGCATCCATGTCCAGGACCACAAGCTGCGCAGCCTCGGTGTCCACGACCGCTTCGAGGCGATCCTGTGCGCCGCGGAACTCGGCGTCTCCAAACCCGAGGCCGGCGCCTTCCACGCGGCCTGCGCGGCACTGGAACTCGCCCCGGAGCAGGTCGCGTACGTCGGCGATCATCCGGAGATCGACGGCCGCGGTGCCGCCGAGGCCGGACTGCGCTCGTTCTGGATCGACCGTGACGGCGTGTACGCCGCCACCGACGCGCCGGTCGGCCTCCACCGGATCGCCACCCTCGCCGAACTCCCCGCGCTCCTCGGCGCGGATACCCGTTTTGGAGCCCCGTCCACCTTCGGGTAA
- the gltX gene encoding glutamate--tRNA ligase produces the protein MSSVASAPVRVRFCPSPTGNPHVGLVRTALFNWAFAKHHQGTLVFRIEDTDAARDSEESYNQLLDSMRWLGFDWDEGPEVGGPHAPYRQSQRMDLYKDVAAKLLDAGHAYRCYCSQAELDERREAARAAGKPSGYDGHCRELSAEQVEAYRAEGREPIVRFRMPDETITFTDLVRGELTFTPENVPDYGIVRANGAPLYTLVNPVDDALMEITHVLRGEDLLSSTPRQIALYKALSELGIAKGTPQFGHLPYVMGEGNKKLSKRDPESSLNLYRERGFLPEGLLNYLSLLGWSLSADQDIFSIEEMVAAFDIKDVQPNPARFDLKKCESINGDHIRLLDVKDFTERCAPWLKAPFAPWSPEDFDESKWQAIAPHAQTRLKVLSEITDNVDFLFLPEPVFDEPSWTKAMKEGSDALLTTAREKLESADWTSPESLKEAVLAAGEAHGLKLGKAQAPVRVAVTGRTVGLPLFESLEVLGKETTLARIDAALAKLAA, from the coding sequence TTGTCAAGCGTGGCTAGCGCACCCGTCCGCGTACGTTTCTGCCCCTCGCCCACCGGTAACCCCCACGTGGGCCTGGTCCGCACCGCCCTGTTCAACTGGGCGTTCGCCAAGCACCACCAGGGCACGCTCGTCTTCCGCATCGAGGACACCGACGCGGCCCGCGACTCCGAGGAGTCCTACAACCAGCTGCTCGACTCGATGCGCTGGCTGGGCTTCGACTGGGACGAGGGCCCCGAGGTCGGCGGCCCGCACGCGCCGTACCGCCAGTCGCAGCGCATGGACCTCTACAAGGACGTCGCCGCCAAGCTCCTGGACGCCGGCCACGCCTACCGGTGCTACTGCTCCCAGGCGGAACTGGACGAGCGCCGCGAGGCCGCCCGCGCCGCCGGCAAGCCCTCCGGCTACGACGGCCACTGCCGCGAGCTGAGCGCCGAGCAGGTGGAGGCCTACCGGGCCGAGGGCCGCGAGCCCATCGTCCGCTTCCGCATGCCCGACGAGACGATCACCTTCACGGACCTGGTCCGCGGCGAGCTGACGTTCACCCCGGAGAACGTGCCGGACTACGGGATCGTGCGAGCCAACGGGGCGCCCCTCTACACGCTCGTGAACCCCGTCGACGACGCCCTGATGGAGATCACCCACGTCCTGCGCGGCGAGGACCTGCTCTCCTCGACGCCGCGGCAGATCGCGCTCTACAAGGCGCTGTCGGAGCTGGGCATCGCCAAGGGCACCCCGCAGTTCGGCCACCTGCCGTACGTCATGGGCGAGGGCAACAAGAAGCTCTCCAAGCGCGACCCCGAGTCCTCGCTCAACCTCTACCGCGAGCGCGGCTTCCTCCCCGAGGGTCTGCTCAACTACCTCTCCCTGCTGGGCTGGTCGCTCTCGGCGGACCAGGACATCTTCTCGATCGAGGAGATGGTCGCGGCCTTCGACATCAAGGACGTGCAGCCCAACCCGGCCCGCTTCGACCTGAAGAAGTGCGAGTCGATCAACGGCGACCACATCCGGCTGCTGGACGTGAAGGACTTCACGGAGCGCTGCGCCCCGTGGCTGAAGGCCCCCTTCGCCCCGTGGTCCCCGGAGGACTTCGACGAGTCGAAGTGGCAGGCGATCGCCCCGCACGCCCAGACCCGCCTGAAGGTCCTGTCGGAGATCACCGACAACGTCGACTTCCTGTTCCTGCCGGAGCCGGTCTTCGACGAGCCGTCCTGGACGAAGGCGATGAAGGAGGGCTCGGACGCCCTGCTGACCACGGCCCGCGAAAAGCTGGAGTCGGCCGACTGGACCTCCCCGGAGTCCCTCAAGGAAGCCGTCCTGGCCGCCGGCGAGGCCCATGGCCTCAAGCTCGGCAAGGCGCAGGCCCCGGTCCGTGTCGCCGTCACCGGCCGCACCGTCGGCCTGCCTCTCTTCGAGTCCCTGGAGGTCCTGGGCAAGGAGACGACGCTGGCCCGCATCGACGCAGCCCTGGCGAAGCTGGCGGCGTAA
- a CDS encoding fumarylacetoacetate hydrolase family protein: MRIARFSIDGNVAFGAVEGDKPDELVLDIIKGIPFADFELSGTKVPLSKVRLLPPVLPNKVVAYGRNYAEHARELGNEVPDAPFAFFKPSTSVIGPGDAIQYPAFSADVHHEAELAVVIGRMCREVPRERVKDVILGYTCANDITARDVQKREKQWARAKGFDTSCPLGPWVETDLDPSDLTIQLTVNGQQRQLGRTSEMIHPIEDLIVNISEAMTLLPGDVILTGTPAGVGPLTVGDEVAVTIEGIGTLTNKVVKRG; this comes from the coding sequence GTGCGCATCGCCAGATTCTCCATCGACGGGAACGTCGCCTTCGGCGCGGTCGAGGGCGACAAGCCGGACGAGCTAGTCCTCGACATCATCAAGGGCATCCCGTTCGCCGACTTCGAGCTCTCCGGCACGAAGGTCCCGCTGAGCAAGGTCAGGCTGCTGCCGCCGGTGCTCCCCAACAAGGTCGTGGCCTACGGCCGCAACTACGCGGAGCACGCGCGCGAACTCGGCAACGAGGTCCCCGACGCCCCCTTCGCCTTCTTCAAGCCGTCCACCTCGGTGATCGGCCCCGGCGACGCGATCCAGTACCCCGCCTTCTCCGCTGACGTCCACCACGAGGCCGAGCTGGCCGTGGTCATCGGCCGCATGTGCCGCGAGGTCCCGCGCGAGCGCGTCAAGGACGTCATCCTCGGCTACACCTGCGCCAACGACATCACCGCCCGTGACGTCCAGAAGCGCGAGAAGCAGTGGGCCCGGGCCAAGGGCTTCGACACCTCCTGCCCGCTCGGCCCCTGGGTGGAGACGGACCTCGACCCGAGCGACCTCACCATCCAGCTCACGGTCAACGGCCAGCAGCGCCAGCTCGGCCGCACCAGCGAGATGATCCACCCGATCGAGGATCTGATCGTCAACATCTCCGAGGCCATGACGCTGCTCCCCGGCGACGTGATCCTCACGGGCACCCCGGCAGGCGTCGGGCCGCTCACCGTCGGCGACGAGGTCGCCGTCACCATCGAAGGCATCGGCACTCTCACCAACAAGGTTGTCAAGCGTGGCTAG
- a CDS encoding sensor histidine kinase: MQGRFKRDGSASAEPEPHGGTAPSNGSSSPQHAQNPGQAASGDGGTRPGATPSGSAKSATPAAKPSKSPTGPGSRIALRNWRISTRLVSLLALPVVAATSLGALRISDNVDDIQQLENMKLLTDMTKQATALAEALQNERDQSAGPLAHGSSASDYTIKGLRDKTDRARDDFIDSSEEIDDQGSGLQGIRDNVVLLVENLRSVDKVRNDAYEAQGNSTQTVEAYHRIITQLLDLSQDMAQATSNPDMIQRTRSLAAFSAAKEYASIQRAVLAAALPANKTSLGDLSENDRLYAQSALQSQDAELRSFQSIYGQTAAVELLEPISDNNTTIQSSDTYASRALDSTNGLENLDKRSYKDWLDDSSTKIDQMGKIESTLLEQMEQKARELRNESESEAILSGALILLVLGISLVGAFVVARSMIRSLRRLEETATKVATDRLPELVKQLSESDPQDVDTSVESVGVHSRDEIGKVAAAFDDVHREAVRLAAEQALLRGNVNAMFTNLSRRSQGLIQRQLSLISELESREADPDQLSSLFKLDHLATRMRRNGENLLVLAGEEPGRRWTRPVPLVDVLRAAASEVEQYERIELASVPTTEVAGRVVNDLVHLLAELLENATSFSSPQTKVKVTGHALPDGRVLIEIHDTGIGLSPEDLAAINERLASPPTVDVSVSRRMGLFVVGRLSQRHGIRIQLRPSDSGGTTALVMLPVDVAQGGKKPQPKPGQGAGGGAPSAAQAAAGVAAARRGPQGGSLGAGAPAGGGALGAGPQPGGLLGAGQGPRAALPGTGNVGRPGGPRGPQSPSAPPQGRPAPAGAGAGFGGQAPGAPQGLQAAGTGGPQDAFGGGRPQQSAPSGEQGGGRRGRQLPGRGGPRAELPGGNPQQSRPSWSDENAQPQISHASLDAPRGHDEQDPSQTSRMPRIDDRQGPGSTSEFPRPDFDAPMPGTGGPQNTGQYPRPSAVPGAQGSGQFARPGTSQDSGQFASADFGGPQSTGQFERPDFDAPQNTGQFAQPGGNAQQSGTGSFVRPDVFGTPAATGPSATGQFPVPQGYDNGSTGQFPAPGHDSSSTGQHALPGRQSPTGPANPQQTGQFERPQQGAGRSPADFGAPQRPQAQRPVRQEPEALPPAAGPGDGRTPLYDTLETNWFHGAPGQPGQPGQPGQPANGNGAAPAAPAQTPQQSQAPAAPQRPASAAWRSSPNDDLVRQAERVRQPAAGGVTTSGLPRRVPRANLVPGTAQQQQHQAGPAVSRAPDDVRGRLTNLRRGIAQGRQVGGNGQTGSFPNPTHQQER; the protein is encoded by the coding sequence GTGCAGGGACGTTTCAAGAGGGATGGCAGTGCTTCGGCGGAGCCGGAGCCGCACGGCGGGACTGCCCCCAGCAATGGCAGCTCCTCGCCCCAGCACGCCCAGAACCCGGGCCAGGCGGCGTCCGGCGACGGAGGCACGCGCCCCGGCGCGACGCCCTCCGGCAGCGCCAAATCCGCCACCCCGGCGGCCAAGCCGTCGAAGAGCCCGACCGGGCCCGGTTCGCGAATAGCGCTGCGCAACTGGCGTATCTCCACGCGTCTGGTGTCGCTGCTCGCGCTGCCCGTGGTCGCGGCCACCTCGCTGGGCGCGCTGCGCATCAGCGACAACGTGGACGACATCCAGCAGCTCGAGAACATGAAGCTGCTGACCGACATGACCAAGCAGGCGACGGCCCTGGCCGAGGCGCTGCAGAACGAGCGTGACCAGTCGGCCGGCCCGCTGGCGCACGGCTCCAGCGCGAGCGACTACACGATCAAGGGTCTGCGGGACAAGACCGACCGCGCGCGCGACGACTTCATCGACTCGTCCGAGGAGATCGACGACCAGGGCAGCGGCCTCCAGGGCATCCGCGACAACGTGGTGCTCCTGGTCGAGAACCTGCGCTCGGTCGACAAGGTCCGCAACGACGCCTACGAGGCCCAGGGCAACTCCACCCAGACCGTGGAGGCCTACCACCGGATCATCACGCAGCTGCTGGACCTCTCGCAGGACATGGCGCAGGCCACCAGCAACCCCGACATGATCCAGCGGACGCGTTCCCTGGCGGCCTTCTCCGCCGCCAAGGAGTACGCCTCGATCCAGCGCGCCGTCCTCGCCGCGGCCCTGCCCGCGAACAAGACGTCCCTGGGTGACCTCTCCGAGAACGACCGGCTGTACGCCCAGTCGGCGTTGCAGAGCCAGGACGCCGAACTCCGGAGCTTCCAGTCCATCTACGGCCAGACCGCGGCCGTGGAGCTGCTGGAGCCCATCAGCGACAACAACACGACCATCCAGTCCTCCGACACCTACGCCAGCCGGGCCCTGGACTCCACCAACGGTCTGGAGAACCTGGACAAGCGGTCGTACAAGGACTGGCTGGACGACAGCTCGACCAAGATCGACCAGATGGGCAAGATCGAGAGCACGCTGCTCGAGCAGATGGAGCAGAAGGCCCGCGAGCTGCGCAACGAGTCGGAGAGTGAGGCGATCCTCTCCGGTGCGCTGATCCTGCTCGTGCTCGGTATCTCGCTCGTCGGCGCCTTCGTGGTGGCCCGCTCCATGATCCGCTCGCTGCGGCGCCTGGAGGAGACCGCGACCAAGGTCGCCACCGACCGGCTGCCCGAGCTGGTCAAGCAGCTGTCCGAGTCCGACCCGCAGGACGTCGACACGTCCGTGGAGTCGGTCGGTGTGCACTCGCGCGACGAGATCGGCAAGGTGGCCGCGGCCTTCGACGACGTGCACCGCGAGGCGGTCCGGCTCGCCGCCGAGCAGGCCCTGCTGCGGGGCAACGTCAACGCGATGTTCACCAACCTCTCGCGCCGCTCCCAGGGTCTTATCCAGCGCCAGCTGTCGCTGATCTCCGAGCTCGAGTCCCGTGAGGCCGACCCGGACCAGCTGTCCTCGCTGTTCAAGCTCGACCACCTCGCGACCCGTATGCGCCGTAACGGTGAGAACCTCCTCGTCCTCGCCGGTGAAGAGCCCGGCCGGCGCTGGACCCGTCCGGTCCCGCTGGTCGACGTGCTCCGCGCCGCCGCCTCCGAGGTGGAGCAGTACGAGCGCATCGAGCTGGCCTCGGTGCCGACCACCGAAGTCGCCGGCCGTGTGGTCAACGACCTCGTGCACCTCCTCGCCGAGCTGCTCGAGAACGCGACCTCGTTCTCCTCTCCGCAGACCAAGGTCAAGGTCACCGGTCACGCGCTGCCCGACGGCCGCGTGCTGATCGAGATCCACGACACCGGCATCGGCCTCTCCCCCGAGGACCTCGCGGCGATCAACGAGCGGCTGGCCTCGCCGCCCACCGTGGACGTCTCGGTCTCCCGCCGCATGGGTCTGTTCGTGGTCGGTCGTCTGTCGCAGCGTCACGGCATCCGTATCCAGCTGCGCCCGTCCGACTCCGGTGGTACGACCGCGCTGGTCATGCTGCCCGTCGATGTCGCCCAGGGCGGCAAGAAGCCGCAGCCCAAGCCCGGTCAGGGTGCGGGTGGCGGTGCGCCGTCCGCCGCGCAGGCGGCCGCCGGGGTGGCCGCGGCCCGTCGGGGCCCGCAGGGCGGCTCTCTCGGCGCGGGCGCGCCCGCCGGTGGCGGTGCCCTCGGCGCCGGTCCGCAGCCGGGCGGTCTGCTCGGTGCCGGTCAGGGGCCACGGGCCGCGCTGCCCGGCACGGGCAACGTCGGTCGTCCGGGTGGTCCGCGTGGTCCCCAGTCCCCGTCCGCTCCTCCGCAGGGCCGGCCCGCTCCGGCCGGTGCGGGTGCCGGCTTCGGTGGTCAGGCGCCCGGTGCCCCGCAGGGTCTCCAGGCCGCCGGTACCGGTGGTCCGCAGGACGCCTTCGGTGGCGGCCGGCCGCAGCAGTCCGCGCCGTCGGGTGAGCAGGGCGGCGGTCGTCGTGGCCGTCAGCTTCCTGGCCGCGGTGGTCCGCGGGCCGAGCTGCCGGGCGGCAACCCGCAGCAGTCGCGGCCCAGCTGGAGCGACGAGAACGCACAGCCGCAGATCTCGCACGCCTCGCTCGACGCCCCGCGCGGCCATGACGAGCAGGACCCGTCGCAGACCTCGCGCATGCCGCGGATCGACGACCGGCAGGGCCCGGGCAGCACGTCCGAGTTCCCCCGCCCGGACTTCGACGCCCCCATGCCGGGCACCGGCGGCCCGCAGAACACCGGCCAGTACCCCCGCCCGAGCGCGGTGCCCGGTGCACAGGGCTCCGGCCAGTTCGCCCGTCCCGGCACCTCGCAGGACTCCGGCCAGTTCGCGTCGGCGGACTTCGGCGGCCCGCAGAGCACCGGCCAGTTCGAGCGGCCTGACTTCGACGCCCCGCAGAACACGGGCCAGTTCGCCCAGCCGGGCGGCAACGCCCAGCAGAGCGGCACCGGTTCCTTCGTCCGCCCGGACGTCTTCGGCACCCCGGCCGCGACCGGCCCGTCCGCGACCGGTCAGTTCCCGGTCCCGCAGGGGTACGACAACGGCTCCACGGGCCAGTTCCCGGCGCCGGGCCACGACAGCAGCTCGACCGGCCAGCACGCGCTGCCGGGCCGCCAGTCCCCCACCGGACCGGCGAACCCGCAGCAGACCGGCCAGTTCGAGCGGCCGCAGCAGGGTGCCGGACGCAGTCCCGCCGACTTCGGCGCCCCGCAGCGTCCGCAGGCGCAGCGGCCCGTACGCCAGGAGCCCGAGGCGCTGCCCCCGGCGGCAGGACCCGGTGACGGACGTACGCCGCTGTACGACACCCTGGAGACCAACTGGTTCCACGGTGCACCGGGTCAGCCGGGCCAGCCGGGCCAGCCGGGTCAGCCCGCGAACGGCAACGGCGCGGCCCCGGCCGCCCCGGCCCAGACCCCCCAGCAGTCGCAGGCTCCGGCCGCTCCCCAGCGTCCCGCCTCCGCCGCCTGGCGCAGCTCGCCGAACGACGATCTCGTCCGGCAGGCCGAGCGCGTGCGGCAGCCCGCCGCGGGCGGTGTCACCACCTCCGGCCTGCCGCGCCGGGTGCCCCGGGCGAACCTCGTCCCGGGCACGGCTCAGCAGCAACAGCACCAAGCCGGTCCGGCGGTCTCCCGTGCGCCTGATGACGTACGCGGCCGTCTGACCAATCTCCGTCGGGGTATCGCACAAGGTCGTCAGGTCGGCGGTAACGGCCAGACGGGCAGCTTCCCGAACCCCACTCACCAGCAGGAGCGTTAG
- a CDS encoding roadblock/LC7 domain-containing protein, whose protein sequence is MSQAAQNLNWLITNFVDNTPGVSHTVVVSADGLLLAMSEGFPRDRADQLAAVASGLTSLTAGASRIFEGGNVAQTVVEMERGFLFLMSVSDGSSLAVLAHPECDIGLVGYEMALLVDRAGAVLTPDLRAELQGSLLH, encoded by the coding sequence ATGAGCCAGGCGGCACAGAACCTCAACTGGTTGATCACCAACTTCGTGGACAACACCCCAGGGGTGTCCCACACCGTCGTCGTGTCCGCCGACGGTCTTCTGCTGGCGATGTCCGAGGGCTTCCCGCGGGACCGTGCCGACCAGCTGGCGGCCGTCGCGTCGGGCCTGACCTCGCTCACGGCCGGCGCCTCCCGGATCTTCGAGGGCGGCAACGTGGCACAGACGGTCGTCGAGATGGAACGGGGCTTCCTGTTCCTGATGTCCGTCTCGGACGGCTCGTCGCTGGCCGTGCTCGCACACCCCGAGTGCGACATCGGCCTCGTCGGCTACGAGATGGCCCTGCTCGTCGACCGCGCGGGTGCGGTGCTCACGCCCGATCTCCGCGCGGAACTACAAGGCAGTCTGCTTCACTGA